The DNA window ATGGCGCCCGCGCTGGAGCTGGTGGGTGGCAACAGCCCCGTGCCCATGCGCTCGATGACGCTGGACGGTTGGGCAGAGGCCACCGCTCCCCTGCCGCCCGAGTGTGGGGTTCCCGTGGACGGCACCTCGTCGCTGTTCTCCGCGGGCGGTGTGCTGCTCGTCGCCGACCCGCTGGGCACCCAGGAAGTGCCCACCGTGGCGCTGCGGATGTTGTGTGAAGCCTCGTCCAAGGGGCTGCCCGTGACGCTGGCCCTGTCCATCCCCGCCTCCGAGCAGCCGCTGCTCGAGCGCTACCTCGCCAGCGACGGCGGGCCGATGGACGCACAGGAGCTCCTCTCGGGCAGCGCCTTCTGGCGCCGGATGTATCAAGACGGACGCAGCAGCCGCGCCATGCTCTGGCTCGTCGAACAGGCCCGTCGCCTGCGCGCCTCCGGCAAGGACGTGGCCCTCGCCGCCATCGACGCGGACAAGGCACAGGGCAACGCGCGCGAGGCCCAGATGGCCGAAAACCTGCTCGAGGTCCAGGCCGCGCGGCCCCAGGCCTGGACGCTGGCGCTCACCGGCAGCGTGCATGCGCGCACCACCGAGGTGAGCTGGGATGATGACTTCGAGCCGATGGGAGCGCGTGTGGCTCGCGCCCTGCCCTCCACGCGGGCGCTGGACGTGGGCTTCCAGCGCGGCTCCCAGTTCGCCTGCCGCTACAACATCTGGGACGAAGTGGAGTGCGATGTCTTCGGCATCAGCCCGACGCTCGAGGCGCGGCAGTCCTCCAAGCAGCCCGCGGGCCTGGAGCTCTTCGCGACGCAGCAGCCTCACGGCTTCCACGGCCGCCTCTATCTCGGCGCGTTGAATGCCTCGCCTCCGGCCATCCGGGCACAGCGCCAGGCCACGAGCCTGAACCAGGGGCCCGCCGCGAAGTAGCACCGCCCGCGTCCTCCTCACGGTTCGTCCCAGGCATGCGCGTCAGGCCGATATGGCCCGCCCGCGCGTCGCGTTTCACCGGCAGATGCGACGCGGTGGCCCTGGGCGAACCAACCTCCCGGGCCCGCGACGAGAGGAGGACGTGATGCGACGGTTTGGATGGATGCTGGGGCTCATGGGGTGCGTGGGGTGCACCACCGTCACGCGGGGGCTCGCCACCCAGTACAACCCGGAGACGGGTGAGTACGAGAAACCCAAGCAGGAGGTCGTCTATCTGGTGCCCGTCGAGGAGGCGATGATGACGGCCCGGCGCATCCTCGAGGAGGACGAGCGCTTCGACGTCATGGAGAAGGACGGGGGACTCGAGCTCATCTCCTCCCTCCGCGAGCCTGGGCAGAACAAGGACGGCCTTCGCAACCTCGAGCGCTACTACATCAAGGGCCAGCGCCTCGGCCCCCGGCAGTCACTGGTCCGCGTCTTCCGCCTCAGCTACAGCGAGATGGAGAACCTGGTCGAGAAGCCGACGGAGAGCCGGGGCCTCGAGTCCTTCGCGGACCGCGCCCCGCCTATCCGGAGCGCCGGACCCGCGGTCCACGTCGCCAGGGAGAGCGTCTTCACCAAGGACCCGCTCGCGGGCGCCCCGAAGATGGAGGGCTTCCGCCTGGCTCGCGGCTACCGCGACCTGGACATCGAGCAGAAGCTCCTGGCTCAACTGGAGATGGCGCCCGCGCTGGAACTCGTCGGCGGCAATCCTCCCGGGCCCATGCGCTCCATGGTGATGGAGGGCTGGGGTGAAGATGAGGCCACCGCCGCCGCCGCCCCTCCGGAGTGCGGCGCGCCCTTGGACGGCGCCTCGTCCCTGTTCGCCGCGGGCGGCGTCCTGCTCGTCGCGGACCCGCTGGGCACCCAGGAAGTGCCCGCCGTGACGCTGCGGATGATGTGCGAGGCCACGTCCCAGGGGCTCCCCGTGACGCTCGCGCTGTCCTTCCCCGCCTCCGAGCAGCCGATGCTCGCGCGCTACCTCGCCAGCACCGGCAAGTCGACGGACGCGCAGGAGCTCCTCTCGGGCAGCACCTTCTGGCGCCGGACGTACCAGGACGGCCGCAGCAGCCGCGCCATGCTCTGGCTCCTCGAGCAGGCCCGCCGCCTGCGCGCCTCCGGCAAGGACGTGGCCATCGCCGCCATCGACTCCGACAAGCTCCAGGGCAACGAGCGCGAGGCCCAGATGGCCGAGCACCTGCTCCAGGCCCAGGCCGCGCGCCCCCTGGCCTGGACGGTGGCGCTCACCGGCAGCGTCCACGCGCGCACCACCGAGGTGGCGTGGAATGGCGACCTCGACCCGATGGGTGCTCGCGTGGCGCGCATGCTGCCCTCGGTGCGCTCGCTCGACGTGAGCTTCCAGCGCGGCTCCCAGTTCGTCTGCCGCTACAGCATCTGGGACGAAGTGGAGTGCAACGTCTTCGGCATCAGCCCGTCGCTCGAGGCCCGGCAGTCCGCGAAGCAGGGCGAGGGCCTGGAGCTCTACACCGCCCAGAAGCCTGACGGCTTCCACGGCCGGCTCTACCTGGGGTCCTTGAATGCCTCGCCTCCGGCGCTCCAGGCGCAGCCTCGGGCCACGGCGATGAACCAGGCCCCCGCCAGGAAGTAGCGCCCACACCCGTGTGTGACAGGAGCTCCGGCGCCCATGACGGGCCGGAGCCTCCTCGCGTCCGCCTTCCGGCAACTTCCGCCGGACATGGCAAGTCTTGCCGTCCTGCTTCGGGCCTTCTCCGGCAAGGCTTGCGGGCCGCGGGACTGTCTCCTCCTGGACCCGGGCCTTCGAGCGCTGGCACCGCTGTTGCTCTTCCATCGCCCAAGCGCGCCTCCGGGGCTTGCGCATGTCGCGACAGCTCGCGGGGGGACGCGCTGGAAAAGGAAGACATCCATGTCGAATCACACGCTCTTGAAGCAAGCGGCGGCGGCTCTCATGTTGGTGGGCGCCCTGCCCGCGGCGGCCGGTCCGGCGACCTACGCCGGTGCGCTCTGCACCTCCGTGTCGGGCTTCGGCACGCCCTCCATCTACCGCAGCGGCCGGCTCATCAACACCACGGGCTCCACGCTCGAGGTCGTCTGCCCGGTGCAGCGCAACGTCACGGTCACCAACCTCAACGAGGACGTGTCGGTGCTCGTCACCGTGGTCGACGCGAGCCTGGATGATGACGTCCGCTGCACCGCGACGGTGACGGAGGCCGACGGCACCGCCATCCTCGCCGGCTCCGGCCAGACGAGCGGCGCGGACACCGCGAACGCCAAGAGCATCTCCATCAACCTGGCGCCCGCGCTCGCGTCCTTCTTCGGCTACATCACCGTGCGCTGCGAGCTGCCGAAGACCTACGCGGGCTTCAACTCGGTGCTCGCCAGCATCTACGTCTCGGAGTAGCCGCCATGTCCAAGGTCCGCTGGGGAGTCCTGGGGCTGGCTGGAGCCGCCGTGGCCACCGCTGGGGTGTGGAGCATCTGGGGGGAGACACCTCGCGAGCCCGCGGCACCGCCCGCACTCGCGACACCACACGGGAGTGCTCCAGCGGACCTGGCACAGGAGGTCCGCGCGCTGCGCGCGGAGTTGGAGTCCTTGCGTCAGCGGCAGGGTGCGCTGGCACAACATCCCCCCACGTCCGTGGTGGAAGCTCCGGCGCGGGAGGCTTCCGAGCAGAAGCCTTCCGTGTCCGGGGAGCAGGCGCGCGCGGCCGCGGAGCAGGCGCGGCTGGAGCGGGTGCGAGAGATAGACGCGGAGCTGGAGGCCGCGGCGAACACGGAGCCTCGTGATGCGGACTGGGCCGGACGCACCGAGTCGCTCGTGACGGAGTCCTTCCGGGGCCCCCCGTTCGCGGGCTCGCGGCTCACCCGGGTGGAGTGCCGCACGCACTTGTGCACCCTGGAGGTGGAGCATGACGGGCACGAGGCGCGGGCGGAGCTCCTGTCGTTGCTCCTGAAGGTGCCGGGGATTCAGGGACAGGCCGTCCTGCGCCCCCGAAATGACGGGGGTCGGTGGACCTCTCGCGTCTATCTCTCGCGCGCGGGCGAAGACCTGCCCTTCACCCGGCGACCTTGAGCGTGACTCCTCCTCCGCCTGAACGGCCACGGCTTCGTATCGTCACGATTCCCTTGAGTTGCCCGACTCCGCGCGGGCGTGCCAGCATGGACGTCCGCCCGATGGCCGCGCCTCCTCCTACTGCTCGAGATACTCGTCCCATCGGAATCAGCTCCGAGTCTTCCGGGACGAGCGCCGCCTACCTGTTGGTGCTGGAGGGAGAGTCCTCCTGGCGCTTTCCGCTCCCCGCCGAGGGTGTCGTGCTGGTGGGCCGCGATGACAAGGCGGACCTGAAGCTGAAGGACGAGAGTGTCTCCCGGCGACACGCGCGCATCCTGGTGACGGATGAGGGCGCGCGGGTGGTGGACCTGGGAAGCCAGAACGGAACGACGCTGAACGGCCAGCACATCGAGGAGGCCCGGCCGTTGATGTCCGGGGATGTGGTTGCCTTTGGAGCGGTGGTGGCGGTGGTGCGCGCCAGGCATCGGCCCATGCCGGCGCGGCGGGCGTTGGAGGCGGAGCGGTGGATGGGGCAGTTGCGCGAGGAGGTGGAGCGCGCGCTTCGTTATGGCCGGCCGCTCACGGTGCTCGCGTTGGCGCTGGACGCGCCGAGCGCGGCGGGCCGCGAGGCGGTGGAGGCGGTGCTGGGGACGGACGCGGGGCCCGCGGAGGCGGCGGGGTGGCTGGATGGAGAGCACCTGCTGTGGCTTCTGCCCGAGGTGTCCGGCGAGCCGGGTGAAGAGGGGTTGGGGGAGCGGGTGGAGGCGCTGCTCGCGGCGAGTCCTCGGGCGCGGCTGGGGGCGGCGACGTGTCCGTCGGATGGGTGCGACGCGGAGACGTTGGTGGCCGCGGCGCGCATGGCGGCGAGGACGGCGACGCCGGGGGGATTTGCTTCAGCGGTGGAGGGCGTCACCCGACTGACGTTGGCGGAGCGCACGGTGCTGGTGGCGGACCCGGCGATGGCGCAATTGTATGCGCTGTTGCGCAGGCTGGCCGCCAGCGAGCTGCCGGTGCTGGTGTGTGGCGAGACGGGGGCGGGCAAGGAGAACGCGGCGTTCGCGGTGCATCACTGGTCTCGCCGGGCCGCGGGGCCGTTCGTTCCGGTCAACTGCGCGGCGCTGCCTGAAGGACTGGTGGAGAGCGAGCTGTTCGGCCACGAGCGCGGGGCCTTCTCGGGAGCCACCGCGACGCGCGTGGGCTTCCTGGAGAGCGCGCAGGGCGGCACGGTGTTCCTGGATGAAGTGGGTGAGCTCCCCGCGTCCGCGCAAGCGAAGCTCCTGCGGGCGTTGGAGTCGCGGCGCATCACGCGGGTGGGAGATACGCGGGAGCGGAGCATCGACATCCGGGTGGTGGCGGCGACGCATCGAGATTTGGAGGCGGAGGTGGCCGCGGGGCGCTTCCGGCAGGATTTGTACTTCCGGCTGGGTGCGGCGACGGTGTTGTTGCCGCCGTTGCGGGAGCGGCCTCGCGAGGTGCCCATGCTCGCGCGGGACTTCCTGGAGCGGGCGTGTGCGGCGCTGGGGCGGCGGGAGCTGGTCCTGGCCTCGGGGACGCTGCATGCGCTGGCTCGGCATGCGTGGCCCGGGAATGTGCGGGAGCTGCGCAACCTGATGGACTACGCGGCGGCGGCGGTGACGGGGGATGTGGTGGAGCCGCACCATCTGCCCGCGCGGATGCTGGGAGGGAAGGCTTCGG is part of the Myxococcus landrumus genome and encodes:
- a CDS encoding sigma 54-interacting transcriptional regulator, translating into MAAPPPTARDTRPIGISSESSGTSAAYLLVLEGESSWRFPLPAEGVVLVGRDDKADLKLKDESVSRRHARILVTDEGARVVDLGSQNGTTLNGQHIEEARPLMSGDVVAFGAVVAVVRARHRPMPARRALEAERWMGQLREEVERALRYGRPLTVLALALDAPSAAGREAVEAVLGTDAGPAEAAGWLDGEHLLWLLPEVSGEPGEEGLGERVEALLAASPRARLGAATCPSDGCDAETLVAAARMAARTATPGGFASAVEGVTRLTLAERTVLVADPAMAQLYALLRRLAASELPVLVCGETGAGKENAAFAVHHWSRRAAGPFVPVNCAALPEGLVESELFGHERGAFSGATATRVGFLESAQGGTVFLDEVGELPASAQAKLLRALESRRITRVGDTRERSIDIRVVAATHRDLEAEVAAGRFRQDLYFRLGAATVLLPPLRERPREVPMLARDFLERACAALGRRELVLASGTLHALARHAWPGNVRELRNLMDYAAAAVTGDVVEPHHLPARMLGGKASAQVPVAEAEQPEPLAVQTARPRIPLAQEIRELERKRMVEALEASEGVQTRAAEMIGMPIRTFSFKLKQFGLHPRVTRRGSSTE